The region GGCAATCGCGAGTATCACCTGCACCACATCCTCGTCGAAAGCGAGCAACAGGCGAAGGACCTGATCGCGAAGATCAAGGGCGGCGCCAAGTTCGAGGATCTGGCGAAGCAGTACTCGAAGGATCCGGGCTCGGGCAAGAACGGCGGCGACCTCGACTGGTCGGACCCGAAGGCGTACGTGCCGGAATTCGCGGCGGCCGCCCAGAAACTGCAGAAAGGCCAGATGACCGATGCGCCGGTGAAGACGCAGTTCGGCTGGCACATCATCCGCGTCGACGACATCCGCGACATCGCACCGCCGCCGTTCGACCAGGTGAAGGCGCAGATCGCGCAGCAAATCGTGCAGCAGAAGCTGCAGGCGTTCGAGGAAGGGCTGCGTCAGCAGGCGAAGATCCAGTAACGCCGGCGAAGCTCGCCCGCGCAAAGGCCGCTCCGTGTGAGCGGCCTTTTTGTTTTTCGTACCGGCTCGCGTATGGAGCGACTCGCACGGGGCGACGAGCACGACCGACTTGCGGGCATGCGGCACGTCGACGCATCGGTCGGGAAACGAAAAAAGCCGCTCGACGCGGCTTTTGTGAACGGTGACACGGCAAGCGGATTGGCGCTGCGGCCCGCTACACCCGATGAAACACGTCGTGGTAACGAACCGCGCCCGACGGCTGCGGCGCGGTTTCATCGAATGCAAGCGCTTGGAAATACGCGCGCGCCGCGCCCGTGAATACGAGATCGCCGGACGGCACGAAACCGAAACGCGTGTAGTACGACGGCTCGCCGAGCACGACGCAGCCGCGTGCACCGAGCCGCCGCAACGCGTCGAGCCCCGTGCGCACGAGCCCCGCACCGACACTCTGCCGCCGGCATTCGGGCCGCACCGCGAGCGGCGCGAGCCCGTACCAGCCGTGACTGCCGGCCGGCTCGCCGCCGATCGACACTGGCGAGAACGCAACGTGGCCGATCACGCGCTCATCGCGCTCCGCGACGAGCGACACGCTCAGCGCGCCGTCCGCGCGCAGCGTGTCGACGATCTGCCGCTCGAGTTGGCCCTGCTGCGGCGCGTCCGCGAACGCGGCAACGATCACGCGACCGATCGCATCGACGTCGCTCGCGCGCTCGTCGCGCAGCGTGACGATGTCGACCGGCGCGTGCGGATCGAACATTAGCCGATCCAGCGGCGTGCGTTGCGGAATACGCGCATCCACGGGCTCGCGTCATCCCAGCCTTCCGGATGCCAGCTCATCGTGACCGTGCGGTGCACGCGCTCCATGTGCGGCATCAGCACCGAGAAGCGCCCGTCGGCCGTCGTGACCGACGTGATGCCGGCCGGCGAGCCGTTCGGGTTGAACGGATAGCGTTCGGTCGCTTCGCCACGGTGGTCGACATAACGCATCGCGACCGCAACGCGCTCGATGTCGCCCTGCTGCGAGAAGTCCGCATAGCCTTCGCCGTGCGCGACGGCAACCGGAATCCGCGAGCCTTCCATCCCGGCGAAGAAGATCGACGGCGACTTCTCGACTTCGACGAACGAGAAGCGCGCTTCGAATTGCTCGGACTTGTTGCGCGTGAACTTCGGCCACGCTTCGGCGCCCGGGATCATCGACGCGAGGCTCGACAGCATCTGGCAGCCGTTGCAGATGCCGAGCGCGAACGTGTCGGGGCGCGCGAAGAACGCGGAGAACATGTCGGCGAGGTTCGCGTTGAAGCGGATCGTCTTCGCCCAGCCTTCGCCGGCGCCCAGCACGTCGCCGTACGAGAAGCCGCCGCACGCGACCGCGCCCGCAAAATCGGCGAGCGTCGCACGGCCCGCGAGCAGGTCGCTCATGTGCACGTCGTGCGCGTCGAAGCCCGCGCGGTCGAACGCGTAGGCCGTTTCGAGGTGCGAATTCACGCCCTGCTCACGCAGGATCGCGACGCGCGGGCGCGCGCCCGTCGCGATGAACGGCGCGGCGACATCGTCGGCCGGGTCGAAGGTCAGCACCGGCGAAATGCCCGGGTCGGCCGCGTCGAGCAGCGTGTCGTATTCGGCGTCCGCGCAGGCCGGGTTGTCGCGCAGGCGCGCGATGCGCCAGCTGACTTCGCTCCACGCGCGATGGAGTTCGACGCGCGGCGCATCGAACACCTTCTTCGCATCGCGATACACCTCGATCATGTCGCGATCGTTGACCGTGCCGATTACGTGCGAGCACGCCGACAGGCCGAATTCGCGCAGCGCGGCGAGCACCGCGTCGCGGTCGGCCGCGCGCACCTGCACGACGGCGCCGAGTTCTTCGGAGAACAGCGCGCGCAGCGTGCGATCCTCACGGCGGCCGCTCGTCTGCTTTGCCCAGTCTTTTGCGTCGCCGTAGTCGGATTCGTGGTTCGGGTCGAGCGTCAGCATGTCGACGTTGAGCGACACGCCTGCATGGCCCGCGAATGCCATCTCGCACACCGTCGCCCACAGGCCGCCGTCCGAGCGGTCGTGGTACGCAAGCAGCTTGCCCTGCGCGTTCAGCGACTGGATCGCGTTGAAGAACCGCTTCAGGTCTTCCGGGTCGTCGACGTCCGGCGTCTCGTCGCCAACCTGTTGCGTGACCTGCGCGAAGATGCTGCCGCCCATCCGGTTCTTGCCGCGGCCGAGATCGATCGCGATCAGCACGCTGTCGCCCGCGTCGGCGATGCGGCGCAGTTGCGGCGTCAGATGGCGGCGCACGTCGTCGACCGGCGCGAACGCGGAGATGATCAGCGACACCGGCGACACCACTTCCTTCGCGACGCCCTGCTCGTCCCATTTGGTCTTCATCGACAGCGAATCCTTGCCGACCGGGATGCCGATTCCGAGCGCCGGGCACAGCTCCATGCCGATCGCCTTGACCGTGTCGAACAGCGCGGCATCCTCGCCGGCCGTGCCGCACGCAGCCATCCAGTTCGCCGACAGCTTCAGCTTGTCGAGCGACGCGATCGGCGCGCTCGCGATATTCGTGATCGCCTCGCCGACGGCCATGCGGCCCGACGCCGGTGCGTCGATTACAGCGAGCGGCGTGCGCTCGGCCATCGTCATCGCCTCGCCCTTGAAGCCCGCGTAGTCGAGCGCGGTCACCGCGCAGTCGGCCACCGGCACCTGCCACGGGCCGACCATCTGGTCGCGAACCGACGTGCCGCCGACCGAACGGTCGCCGATCGTGATCAGGAACGACTTGCTGCCGACCGTCGGATGCTTCAGCACGTCGACCGCGACTTCCGACAGCGCGATGCCCGTCACGTCGACAGGCGCGCGCTCGACCGCGACGCGCGTGACGTCGCGGTGCATGCGCGGCGGCTTGCCGAGCAGCACTTCCATCGGCATGTCGACCGGGAATTCATCCGCGCCCGTCGCTTCGTCGTCGACGAGGCGCAACTGGCGTTCGTCGGTCGCGACACCCACCACCGCGAACGGGCAGCGCTCGCGCGCGCAGATCGCTTCGAAACGCGGCAGGTCGGCCGGCGCGATCGCCAGCACGTAGCGCTCCTGCGCCTCGTTCGACCAGATCTCGCGCGGCGACAGGCCCGATTCCTCGAGCGCGACCTTGCGCAATTCGAAGCGCGCGCCCTTGCCCGCGCCGTCGACGATCTCGGGGAACGCGTTCGACAGGCCGCCCGCGCCGACGTCGTGAATGCTCAGGATCGGGTTTTCCGCGCCGAGCTGCCAGCAGCCGTTGATCACTTCCTGCGCGCGCCGCTCGATTTCCGGGTTGCCGCGCTGCACCGAGTCGAAGTCGAGTTCGGCCGTGTTGGCGCCGGTCGCCATCGAGCTCGCCGCGCCGCCGCCCATGCCGATGCGCATGCCGGGGCCGCCGATCTGGATCAGCAGCGAACCCGCCGGCACGTCATGCTTGTGCGTGTGTTGATCCGCGATGTTGCCGAGGCCGCCCGCGATCATGATCGGCTTGTGATAGCCGCGCACCTGGCCGCCGACGTTCTGCTCGTACACGCGGAAGTAGCCGCCGAGGTTCGGCCGGCCGAATTCGTTGTTGAACGCGGCGCCGCCCAGCGGGCCGTCGATCATGATCTGCAGCGGCGACGCGATGCGGTCCGGGCGGCCGTACGGGCCGTGCTGCTCGTTCGGGTTGCGCTCGGCGATCGGCTGCGCGGCGTCGCGGTCGTTTTCCCACGGCTGGCGGGCATCCGGCAAGTCGAGGTTCGACACCGTGAAGCCGGTGAGGCCGGCTTTCGGACGCGCACCGCGGCCCGTCGCGCCTTCGTCGCGGATTTCACCGCCCGCGCCGGTCGCCGCGCCGGGGAACGGCGAGATCGCGGTCGGGTGGTTATGCGTCTCGACCTTCATCAGCGTGTGCGTGAGCTCGGTGTGGCGGCCGTAGCGCTGGCCGGGCTCGCCCGCCGCGCCCGCGTTGCGCGGGAACCAGCGCTCGGCTTCGGCGCCCATCATGATCGACGAGTTGTCCGAATACGCGACGATCGTGCCCTGGGGGCTCACCTTCTCGGTGTTGCGAATCATCGCGAACAGCGACATGTCCTGCTCCTGCCCGTCGATCGTCCACTGCGCGTTGAAGATCTTGTGGCGGCAATGCTCGCTGTTCGCCTGCGCAAACATCATCAGCTCGACGTCGGTCGGGTTGCGTTCGAGCTTGCGGAACGCGTCGACCAGATAGTCGATCTCGTCGTCGGCGAGTGCGAGGCCGAGCTCGACGTTCGCCTGCTCGAGCGCGGCGCGGCCGACACCCAGCACGTCGACGGTCGACAACGGCTTGGCCGGCAGTTCGTCGAACAGGTGCTTCGCATCGTCGCGCGCGGCGACCACGCTCTCGGTCATCCGGTCATGCAGCGCGGCGGCAACCGCTGCGCGCGCGTCGTCGGACAGCGCCTTCTTGCCGCCGAGCAGGCCCGACTTCAGCGTGACCGTGAATTCGATGCCGCGCTCGATACGGCGCACCTGCGTGAGGCCGCAGTGCTGCGCGATGTCGGTCGCCTTGCTCGCCCACGGCGAGACCGTGCCGAAACGCGGCAGTACGACGAAGGTCTCGGCCGTTCCCTTTTCGGCCGCCGGCTCGAACGGCGCGCCATAGTGCATCAGCGCGTCGATGCGGGCGTTGTCGTCAGCCGACAGCGGCTCGGCCGCATTGACGAAGTGCAGGAACTGGCCGCGCACCGCGACGATGTTGGCGTCGATTTGCCTGAGCGTGTCGAGCAGGCGGGTTTGACGGAAATCGGAGAGGGCCGAAGCGCCGGGAAAACACGAGAAGTGAGCCATGGGCTGGACTGACGTCGATGAGTCGCGCGAGGTGGCGACGTGGGGCGAAAGGAAGGCCGTAATTATACCCGGAAGTCGGTCGTCCCAGACCGGTCGATCCGCACCCGTCGCGCACCGCGACGGTGCAGCGCGCCGGCCGCGCGACGCCGCTCCGGGAAACCGCCGCCCGGGCCGGCACGCGCGGCGATCGCAGCCCATGGCCGCACGACGGCGCGACCGGCGTGGGTGCGCGACGCCGGCCGGCGCGATTTTGGCGCTATCATTCGCGGTTCACCGGGCCAGCGGCCCGTCAGCGAATTCTCACCGGGCGGCGCACGCCGCCCGTCATCGAAGCAATCCATGGATGTCATCGTCATCGGCGGCGGAATCAGCGGCGTCGCCACCGCCTACCAGCTGCGCGCGGCCGGCCATCGCGTGTGCGTGGTCGAACGCCACGCAACCGTCGCGCAGGGCGCAACCTACGGCGACGGCGGCATGCTGCTCCCGAGCCCGCTCGACGTCTGGTTCGGCCCGACCTTCATGCGCGGGCGCCAGCCGCGCGACACCGGCATCGTCTACAAGCCCGGCTTCAACGGCGGCGTGCGCCGCTTCGTCAAGCAGCTCGCCACGCTGCGCGAGCCCGACGCCTTCGCCGCGCAGTACGCGCGGCTGCGCCCGTTGATCGATGCGTCGCGCGACACCCTCGCCGACATCGAGGCGCGCTTCGGGCTCGAATTCGAGCAGAAGCCCGGCATCCTGCACGTCGTGCGCGAGCCGCGCGACTGGGATGCACTGCAGCCGGCGCTCGACCTGTTGCGCACGCTCGACCAGCCGTACCGCGTGCTCACCGCCGACGAATGCGCGGCGCTGGAACCGTCGGTGCCGGCCGAGCCCGGCTTCGCCGGCGGCGTGCTGCTCGACGCCGAACGCACCGGCAACGGCCCGTTGTTCGCGAAGCTGGTCAGACAGGCGCTCGACGAGCACGGCGTGCAGTTCCGTTTCGGCGCGGACGTCGCCGCGATTCGCGTCGACCACGGCCGCGTGGCGGTCGAACTCGCGCCGGCCGGCGGCGGCCGGCACACGGCGAAGGCACACGAAGTCGACGTGATTGCGGCCGATGCGATCGTGGTCGCGGCAGGCGCAGGCAGCCTGCCGCTGCTCGAGCGGCTCGGCTGGCAGCTGCCGCTGCATCCGGTGCGCGTCCATACGCTGACCGCGCCCGTTGCGTACGAAGAACATGCACCGCACCTGAGCGTCGTCGATTCGATCAAGCGGATCTCGATCACGCGGAGCCACCAGCGGCTGCGTATCGGGGGCGCCGCCGTGCTGCAGAGCGCAGCCGACACCGCGAAGCCCCTGCCCGAGCACCTATCCGAGACCACGCTCGCGCTGCTGAGCCAGGCCGTGCACGACTGGGTGCCGGGCGCCGCGCGGATCTCCGCCGCGCTGTCGTGGCAGGGCACGCAGCTGCTGTCGCCGGACGGCCTGCCGGTCGTCGGTCCGACCCCGCATCCGCGCGTGTTCGTCAATTTCGGCCATGGTCCGGCGGGTTGGGGGCTCGCATGCGGCTCTGCTAGAGTGGTGACCGATTACGTCGGCGGCGACACGCAGCAGTGGCCCGCCGATACGCTGGCCGCACTGAGCGCCGCGCGCTTCGCGACCTGACCGCCGCGGGCGCTTGCCGGGGCGGCCCCCTCTTCCCGCCGCCATGATCCCGCGATGACGAACACCCGCCCGCTTCCCGACTCCACCGCTCCGCTGCCGCTGCTGCGCGTCGCCGACCTGCGGGCGGCCGAAGCCGCCGCAGCCGCCGGACTGCCGCCGCACACGCTGATGGGCCGCGCAGGCGCGGCGGCCGCGCGCTGGCTGTCCGAGCGTGTGGCCGGCGACGACCGCGCGGTGTGGTTCGCGGTCGGCCCCGGCAACAATGGCGGCGATGCGCTGGTGGCCGCGGTGCAGCTGCAGCAGCTCGGCGTAGCCACGCAGGCGTGGATGCCGGTGCCGGTCAAGCCCGACGATGCGCAATGGGCGCTCGAACTCGCGCGCACCGCCGGCGTACCGCTGTCGGCCGAGCCGCCCGCGTCGCTCGACGATTACGCGTGGGTCGTAGACGGCCTGTTCGGCATCGGCCTGGGCCGCCCGCTCGACGGCCCGTTTGCCGAGCAGGCCGCGCGCATCGCCGCGCACACGCGCGGCGGCGGCCGCGTGCTCGCGCTCGACGTGCCGAGCGGGCTGGACAGCGATACGGGCCGGGTCGTCGGCGCGGGCATTGCGGTCGCGGCCACGCACACGCTCACCTTCATCGGCGCGAAACCGGGCCTGTACACCGGCGACGGCCGCGACCTCGCCGGCCACATCGACATCGCGACGCTCGACGTTGCGCCGCCCGCCGCGCCTGCGGTCGTGCTGAACGCGCCCGCACTGTTCGCCGCGGCGCTGCCCGCGCGTGCGTTCGCGTCGCACAAGGGCACGTTCGGCAGCCTCGCCGTGCTCGGCGGCGACACCGGCATGTGCGGCGCGCCGATTCTCGCCGCGCGCGCGGCGCTGTTTGCGGGTGCCGGCAAGGTGCATGTCGGTTGTCTCGGCTCCGGCGCGCCGCCGTACGATCCGCCGTTTCCCGAACTGATGCTGCATCCGGCCGGCAGTCTGACGCTCGATGCGATGTCCGCGATCGCCGCCGGCTGCGGCCTCGGCACGCGCGACGCCGCCGCGGCGCTCGTGCGCGACGTGCTTGCGCACGACATCGCGACGCTGCTCGATGCCGATGCGCTGAATCTCGTCGCCACGCACGCCGACCTCGCGGCAGCGGTCGCCACGCGCGGCGCGCGCGGCCATGCGTGCGTGCTGACGCCGCATCCGCTCGAGGCCGCACGCCTTCTCGGCTGCGACACCGCGGCGATACAGCACGATCGCCTGGCCGCTGCACGCTCGCTCGCCACGCGCTACGCGAGCATCGTCGTGCTGAAGGGTTCGGGCACGGTGATTGCGGCGCCCGACGGGCGCCTGACGATCAATCCGACCGGCAATGCCGCGCTCGCGACCGGCGGCACCGGCGACGTGCTCGGCGGCCTGATCGGCGCGTTGCTCGCGCAGCGCGTGGCCCCGTACGAAGCAGCGCTCGCGGGCGTCTACCTGCACGGCCTCGCGGCCGACACGCTGACCGCGAAAGGCACGGGGCCGGTCGGCCTCACCGCGGGCGAACTCGCGCCGATGGTGCGCACGCTGGTCAATCGCCTTTTTTACCCGTCGCGGCGCGCCGACATATAACGCCGCTATACTGAGTGCCCCGCCGCACGGCGGGCCCGCTCGTCCGCCGGCTTTACGCTCCCGATGCGCCGGCGCGGCATTCCTCCCGATTCACGCTTCACTCGAACCGCCATGACGCTGAATTCGCTCCCCGCCTGGACTGCCCTTCAATCCCACTTCGAACAAATCCGCCATGCGCGGCTGCGCGACTGGTTCGCGCCGGAAAACGACCGCGCGCCGACCCGCGCCGAACGCTTCACGATTCCGGGCGGCGGCCTCGCGGCCGATTTCTCGAAGAACCGCATCAACGACGACACGCTGCGCCTGCTCGTGCAACTGGCCCGCGAAGCGGGCGTCGAAGCGCGCCGCGACGCGATGTTCGCCGGCGAGATCGTGAACCCGACCGAAGGCCGCGCAGCGCTGCATACCGCACTGCGCGCGACCGACCCGCACGCGCCGTTCCATGCGCAGGTCAGCGCGGAGCGCGCGAAGATGGCGACCTTCGCGCGCGCCGTGCGCAGCGGCGTGTGGACCGGTTACACCGGCAAGCGCATCCGCCACGTGATCAACATCGGTATCGGCGGCTCGGATCTCGGACCGAAGATGGTTACGCACGCGCTGCACCACGTCGCGACGCCGGAGATCTCGACGCACTTCGTGTCGAACGTCGACGGCGCCGATCTCGCGCGCGTGCTCGAGCAGGTCGATCCGGAGGAAACGCTCGCGATCATCGTGTCGAAAACCTTCACGACGCTCGAGACGATGACGAACGCACGCTCGCTGCGCGACTGGTTCGTCGCGCGCGGTTGCCCGGAGGATGCGCTCGCGAAGCACTTCGTCGGCGTGTCGGCGAATCCGGCCGAAGTCGTGAAGTTCGGCATCGCGGCCGACAACGTGTTCGAAATGTGGGACTGGGTCGGCGGCCGCTATTCGCTGTGGTCGGCGGTCGGCCTGTCGATCATGATCGCGATCGGGCCCGAGCAATTCGACGAACTGCTCGCCGGCGCGAACGACATGGACCGCCATTTCCGCGAAGCGCCGCTCGAGCGCAACCTGCCGGTGCTGCTCGGCCTGATCGGCATCTGGTATCGCAACTTCTTCGGCTCGCAGAGCTACCTCGTCGCGCCGTATTCGGAAGCGCTTCACTACCTGCCGTCCTACCTGCAGCAGCTCGAGATGGAAAGCAACGGCAAGTCCGCGCGGCTCGACGGTTCGTTCGTCGACTACCCGACGTCGGCGGTCACGTGGGGCGAGCCGGGCACCAACGGCCAGCACGCGTTTTTCCAGATGCTGCACCAGGGCCCGACGATCGTGCCGATCGACTTCATCGCGGTGCTGACGCCCGAACATCCGCTCGCCAGCCATCATCCGAAGCTGCTGGCGAATTGCTTCGCGCAGAGCGAAGCGCTGATGCTCGGCCGCACGCTGGAAGAAGCACGGGAGGTCGCCGGCCCCGGCAAGGAAGCGCTCGCGCCGCATCTGACGTTCCCCGGCAACCGCCCGACGACGACGCTGCTGGTAGACGCGCTGACGCCGCGCGCGCTCGGCGCGCTGATCGCGCTCTACGAACACAAGGTGCTGGTACAGGCCACGGTGTGGGACATCAATCCGTTCGACCAGTGGGGCGTCGAGCTCGGCAAGATTCTCGGCAAGGTCGTGGAAGCGGACCTGTCGGCCGAGTCGGTCGATCCGGCGAAGCACGATTCGTCGACGACCGCGCTGATCGAGCGCGCCCGCGCGGCGCTCAAGCGCTGACGCGACGGCGTCATGCGAACACCGGCCGCACGAGGCAATCTGCCCTTCCGTGCCGTGCGGCCGGCACGAAAACCCCGTGACTGCTACACCGCGTGCGGCGCAACGATGCGTCCGGCATCGATCGTGATCGTCGTCGCGCAGCGCCGCGCGAGTTCGGTGTCGTGCGTGACAAGCACAAGCGTCGCGCCGTGCGTGCGGTTCAATTCGAACATCAGGTCGATGACAGCATGACCGGTTGCCGCGTCGAGGCTGCCGGTCGGTTCGTCGGCAAACAAAATCGCCGGATGCGTGACGAACGCGCGCGCGAGCGCAACGCGCTGCTGCTCGCCGCCCGAGAGCAGCTTCGGATAATGTGCGGTGCGTTCGCCGAGCCCGACCTGCACGAGCAGCGCCCTCGCGCGATCGGCCGCTTCGCGCGCACTGATGCCGCCTTGCAGTTCGAGCGGCAGCATCACGTTCTCGAGTGCCGTCAGGTGCGGCATCAACTGGAACGACTGAAACACGAACCCGACCGCTCCGTTGCGCAGCGCCGCGCGCTCGTCCTCATCGAGCTGGTCGAGCGCGCGGCCGAGCAAGCGAACCGTGCCGCTCGTCGCGCTGTCCAATCCCGCAAGCAGGCCGAGCAGCGTCGATTTGCCGGACCCCGATGCCCCGACGATCGCGAGGCTGCTGCCCGCGCGTACGACAAACGAGATGCCGTCGAGGATCGTCAGCGCGCCCGTTGCATCGGCAACCTGCTTGCATACGTCATGGACTTCGATGATCGGATCGGTAATCTTGAACATGGACACGACATTCCGCTGGAAAAGACGCGCGGCGCTGGCCGCATTGCTTGGCACCGCGCTCGCAGCAACCATGCCTGCGCGCGCCGCGACCGCGGCATCGGGTCAGCCCGCGCTCGTCGTGCTCGGCGACAGCCTGTCGGCCGAATACGGACTGCCGCGCGACACCGGCTGGGTTGCGCTGCTGCGGCAGCGGCTCGCGGCCGAGCGAATCGATTATAGCGTCGCGAACGCGAGCGTCAGCGGCGACACCACGAGCGGCGGCCGTGCGCGGCTGCCTGCGGTGCTGCAGCGGCTCAAGCCGTCGATCGTCGTCGTCGAGCTCGGTTCGAACGATGCGTTGCGCGGCGTACCGCTTGCGACGACCGAGCAGAACCTGCGCGACATCATCGCCGACGCGCGCAACGCACACGCGAAGGTCGTGCTGGTCGGCATGTACGTGCCGCCGAACTACGGGCCCGACTATACGCAGAAATTCCACGCGGTCTATACGAGATTGTCGAAGGAGCTGGGCGTCCCGCTCGTGCCGTTCCTGCTGGCCGGCATCGAAAACAAGCCGGAAATGTTCCAGCCGGATCAGATGCATCCCGCGCAACAGGCACAGCACATCCTCCTCGACAACGTCTGGCCCGCGCTGAAACCGCTGCTCGGCAAGCCGCGCGGTTGAGCCGCACGCGTGGCGCCCCCCTGAAAGCAGAAAGCCCCGCGTCGAGCGAGGCTTTCTATCGTTGCGCGCGAAACCGGAAGCGGTGCCGTGCTTAGCTGCCGCCGTCCTGCGACTGGCTCTGCGTGGTGCCGTACAGCTTCACCTTCGAGCGGTCGCGCAGTGCGGCGAGATACGCTTCGCCTTCGCTTTGCGCTTCGACCTGCGCCATCTGCTGCTGCGCGGCCGCAAGTTGCTGCGGATCGACGGCCGTACCCGCGATCACCGCGTTCACGCGATAGATCGCATAGCCGTCTGCGCCGAGGTCGACGCCGACGTATGCCGGCAGCGTTTTCGCGTCAACCTTGTAGACGGCGCTCAGCGCAGCCGGCGTCAGTCCTTGCGATTGCGTGCGCGATACCTTCTGGACGGCCGCGAAGCCGTCGGTCGACTTCGATTTTTGCAGTTCGGCCAGCTTCGCCGCGCCGTCCTTCTTCGCGAGTGCGGCGGCCTGCTCGGCGACGACCTTCTGACGCACCGCGTCCTTGATCGCATCCAGTGCCGGCACGGCGGCCGGCTTGTAATC is a window of Burkholderia latens DNA encoding:
- a CDS encoding NAD(P)H-hydrate dehydratase, coding for MTNTRPLPDSTAPLPLLRVADLRAAEAAAAAGLPPHTLMGRAGAAAARWLSERVAGDDRAVWFAVGPGNNGGDALVAAVQLQQLGVATQAWMPVPVKPDDAQWALELARTAGVPLSAEPPASLDDYAWVVDGLFGIGLGRPLDGPFAEQAARIAAHTRGGGRVLALDVPSGLDSDTGRVVGAGIAVAATHTLTFIGAKPGLYTGDGRDLAGHIDIATLDVAPPAAPAVVLNAPALFAAALPARAFASHKGTFGSLAVLGGDTGMCGAPILAARAALFAGAGKVHVGCLGSGAPPYDPPFPELMLHPAGSLTLDAMSAIAAGCGLGTRDAAAALVRDVLAHDIATLLDADALNLVATHADLAAAVATRGARGHACVLTPHPLEAARLLGCDTAAIQHDRLAAARSLATRYASIVVLKGSGTVIAAPDGRLTINPTGNAALATGGTGDVLGGLIGALLAQRVAPYEAALAGVYLHGLAADTLTAKGTGPVGLTAGELAPMVRTLVNRLFYPSRRADI
- a CDS encoding FAD-dependent oxidoreductase, which codes for MDVIVIGGGISGVATAYQLRAAGHRVCVVERHATVAQGATYGDGGMLLPSPLDVWFGPTFMRGRQPRDTGIVYKPGFNGGVRRFVKQLATLREPDAFAAQYARLRPLIDASRDTLADIEARFGLEFEQKPGILHVVREPRDWDALQPALDLLRTLDQPYRVLTADECAALEPSVPAEPGFAGGVLLDAERTGNGPLFAKLVRQALDEHGVQFRFGADVAAIRVDHGRVAVELAPAGGGRHTAKAHEVDVIAADAIVVAAGAGSLPLLERLGWQLPLHPVRVHTLTAPVAYEEHAPHLSVVDSIKRISITRSHQRLRIGGAAVLQSAADTAKPLPEHLSETTLALLSQAVHDWVPGAARISAALSWQGTQLLSPDGLPVVGPTPHPRVFVNFGHGPAGWGLACGSARVVTDYVGGDTQQWPADTLAALSAARFAT
- a CDS encoding peptidylprolyl isomerase, coding for MILKSPRLWVAAAAFAAAPAFAQNIAVVNGTPIPKSRADAMVAQLVQQGQTDSPQLQQAVRQELVNREILMQEAIREGIPNRPDVKAQVAVAQQTVVLRSMIESFLKKNQPTDAEVKARYDDLVKGAGGNREYHLHHILVESEQQAKDLIAKIKGGAKFEDLAKQYSKDPGSGKNGGDLDWSDPKAYVPEFAAAAQKLQKGQMTDAPVKTQFGWHIIRVDDIRDIAPPPFDQVKAQIAQQIVQQKLQAFEEGLRQQAKIQ
- the pgi gene encoding glucose-6-phosphate isomerase, whose protein sequence is MTLNSLPAWTALQSHFEQIRHARLRDWFAPENDRAPTRAERFTIPGGGLAADFSKNRINDDTLRLLVQLAREAGVEARRDAMFAGEIVNPTEGRAALHTALRATDPHAPFHAQVSAERAKMATFARAVRSGVWTGYTGKRIRHVINIGIGGSDLGPKMVTHALHHVATPEISTHFVSNVDGADLARVLEQVDPEETLAIIVSKTFTTLETMTNARSLRDWFVARGCPEDALAKHFVGVSANPAEVVKFGIAADNVFEMWDWVGGRYSLWSAVGLSIMIAIGPEQFDELLAGANDMDRHFREAPLERNLPVLLGLIGIWYRNFFGSQSYLVAPYSEALHYLPSYLQQLEMESNGKSARLDGSFVDYPTSAVTWGEPGTNGQHAFFQMLHQGPTIVPIDFIAVLTPEHPLASHHPKLLANCFAQSEALMLGRTLEEAREVAGPGKEALAPHLTFPGNRPTTTLLVDALTPRALGALIALYEHKVLVQATVWDINPFDQWGVELGKILGKVVEADLSAESVDPAKHDSSTTALIERARAALKR
- a CDS encoding GNAT family N-acetyltransferase, with product MFDPHAPVDIVTLRDERASDVDAIGRVIVAAFADAPQQGQLERQIVDTLRADGALSVSLVAERDERVIGHVAFSPVSIGGEPAGSHGWYGLAPLAVRPECRRQSVGAGLVRTGLDALRRLGARGCVVLGEPSYYTRFGFVPSGDLVFTGAARAYFQALAFDETAPQPSGAVRYHDVFHRV
- the purL gene encoding phosphoribosylformylglycinamidine synthase, whose amino-acid sequence is MAHFSCFPGASALSDFRQTRLLDTLRQIDANIVAVRGQFLHFVNAAEPLSADDNARIDALMHYGAPFEPAAEKGTAETFVVLPRFGTVSPWASKATDIAQHCGLTQVRRIERGIEFTVTLKSGLLGGKKALSDDARAAVAAALHDRMTESVVAARDDAKHLFDELPAKPLSTVDVLGVGRAALEQANVELGLALADDEIDYLVDAFRKLERNPTDVELMMFAQANSEHCRHKIFNAQWTIDGQEQDMSLFAMIRNTEKVSPQGTIVAYSDNSSIMMGAEAERWFPRNAGAAGEPGQRYGRHTELTHTLMKVETHNHPTAISPFPGAATGAGGEIRDEGATGRGARPKAGLTGFTVSNLDLPDARQPWENDRDAAQPIAERNPNEQHGPYGRPDRIASPLQIMIDGPLGGAAFNNEFGRPNLGGYFRVYEQNVGGQVRGYHKPIMIAGGLGNIADQHTHKHDVPAGSLLIQIGGPGMRIGMGGGAASSMATGANTAELDFDSVQRGNPEIERRAQEVINGCWQLGAENPILSIHDVGAGGLSNAFPEIVDGAGKGARFELRKVALEESGLSPREIWSNEAQERYVLAIAPADLPRFEAICARERCPFAVVGVATDERQLRLVDDEATGADEFPVDMPMEVLLGKPPRMHRDVTRVAVERAPVDVTGIALSEVAVDVLKHPTVGSKSFLITIGDRSVGGTSVRDQMVGPWQVPVADCAVTALDYAGFKGEAMTMAERTPLAVIDAPASGRMAVGEAITNIASAPIASLDKLKLSANWMAACGTAGEDAALFDTVKAIGMELCPALGIGIPVGKDSLSMKTKWDEQGVAKEVVSPVSLIISAFAPVDDVRRHLTPQLRRIADAGDSVLIAIDLGRGKNRMGGSIFAQVTQQVGDETPDVDDPEDLKRFFNAIQSLNAQGKLLAYHDRSDGGLWATVCEMAFAGHAGVSLNVDMLTLDPNHESDYGDAKDWAKQTSGRREDRTLRALFSEELGAVVQVRAADRDAVLAALREFGLSACSHVIGTVNDRDMIEVYRDAKKVFDAPRVELHRAWSEVSWRIARLRDNPACADAEYDTLLDAADPGISPVLTFDPADDVAAPFIATGARPRVAILREQGVNSHLETAYAFDRAGFDAHDVHMSDLLAGRATLADFAGAVACGGFSYGDVLGAGEGWAKTIRFNANLADMFSAFFARPDTFALGICNGCQMLSSLASMIPGAEAWPKFTRNKSEQFEARFSFVEVEKSPSIFFAGMEGSRIPVAVAHGEGYADFSQQGDIERVAVAMRYVDHRGEATERYPFNPNGSPAGITSVTTADGRFSVLMPHMERVHRTVTMSWHPEGWDDASPWMRVFRNARRWIG